One window of the Tetragenococcus koreensis genome contains the following:
- the mfd gene encoding transcription-repair coupling factor: MDLIELISQTPLMQKWHQSIEDNRQRQLITGLASSAKTLAIASTYRKFKQQIIVTSPNLYYANQLAEDLLQVTDDVYIFPVDEVLSAEMAFSSPEARAQRVTALNALSAQQPGIYILPAAALRKYLPTPELWENDRFHWQIGTEIDWEQLAQQLVLMGYQRESMIAKPGEFSIRGSILDIYPLTTPHPVRIELFDVEIDSIRYFDVATQRSLENLTEVTILPTTELIFSKQDLEKGSVQLQELLDKRLSITSEQTDKDFLTDYFGQLIASWKQGVPGDVAGVYADILYPEKTNVLSYFQNDALFFVDDYARILETNRQIEQEEAQWQTQKIEELRVFPEQTFGQKLHPIFQQTKFAMTFFSLFQKGMGNIRFEAIHNFQYRPMQQFFGQMGLLKAEMDRWEKQQQTVVFLVSDDQRAQKLAQDFRDYEIYAVETSPDNLIPQRSQIVQGSLQSGFELPQDQLVVVTEKEVFQKVKKKRAKKQTLSNAERLKSYNELNPGDYVVHANHGIGKYLGIETLEVDGVHQDYMTILYQNDAKLFIPVSQLNLIQKYVASESKAPKINKLGGTAWTKTKQKVSHQIENIADDLIQLYAQREAEKGHAFAPDDAYQKEFEDAFAYTETDDQLRSAEEIKRDMEKEKSMDRLLVGDVGFGKTEVALRAAFKAIKESKQVAILVPTTILAQQHYETMIDRFAGFPINVGLLSRFRTKKQQDETIKQLNTGQIDIVVGTHRLLSKDVRFSDLGLLVIDEEQRFGVKHKERLKQLRAQVDVLTLTATPIPRTLHMSMLGVRDLSVIETPPENRYPIQTYVMEANPGAIREAIQREIARGGQIFYLYNRVESIERKVSQIQELVPDARIAYAHGQMTEIQLENTLFDFINGQYDVLITTTIIETGVDIPNANTLFVENADYMGLATLYQLRGRVGRTNRVAYAYFMYEPQKILNEVSEKRLQAIKDFTELGSGFKIAMRDLSIRGAGNLLGSQQHGFINSVGFDMYTQMLEEAVMRKQGKNTQMQTTTAEIDLAIDAYIPADYIADERQKIEIYKRVRELDSTDNLDELQDDLLDRFGEFPDEVAHLLSVGEMKMNADRALVEKITKDDQTLVVCLSKVGTNNYSVEQLFAALAATKLKATLGVEKEKMQIKLTIPKGMHEMVWLQELQSFVKALREERYQSQLQTQSQ, encoded by the coding sequence ATGGATTTAATTGAATTAATCTCTCAAACGCCGTTGATGCAAAAGTGGCATCAATCAATTGAAGATAACCGTCAGCGACAGCTGATTACTGGACTTGCAAGTTCGGCCAAAACATTGGCTATCGCTAGTACTTATCGGAAATTTAAACAACAAATCATCGTTACCTCACCCAATCTGTATTATGCTAACCAGTTGGCAGAAGATCTGCTGCAGGTAACAGATGATGTGTATATCTTCCCGGTCGATGAGGTTCTTTCAGCAGAAATGGCTTTTTCATCGCCTGAAGCACGAGCACAGCGTGTAACTGCTTTGAATGCACTTTCTGCCCAACAACCTGGAATTTATATTTTACCGGCCGCGGCTTTGCGTAAATACTTACCTACTCCTGAATTGTGGGAAAATGATCGGTTTCATTGGCAAATTGGTACAGAGATTGATTGGGAGCAGTTAGCCCAACAACTTGTTCTAATGGGGTACCAGCGTGAGTCAATGATCGCAAAGCCCGGTGAATTTAGTATCCGCGGAAGTATTCTAGATATTTATCCGTTGACCACCCCGCATCCAGTTCGTATCGAGTTGTTTGATGTTGAAATCGATTCGATACGCTATTTTGATGTGGCAACACAACGCTCTTTAGAAAATTTAACAGAAGTTACCATTTTGCCCACTACGGAGCTTATTTTTTCTAAGCAGGATTTAGAAAAAGGCAGTGTGCAATTACAAGAGCTGTTAGATAAACGGTTATCTATTACATCAGAGCAAACAGATAAGGACTTTTTGACTGATTATTTTGGTCAACTTATTGCTTCGTGGAAACAAGGTGTTCCTGGCGATGTTGCGGGCGTTTACGCAGATATTTTATATCCTGAAAAAACGAATGTGCTTTCTTATTTCCAAAATGACGCGCTCTTTTTTGTGGATGATTATGCGCGTATTTTAGAAACGAATCGGCAGATTGAACAAGAAGAAGCCCAATGGCAAACACAAAAGATCGAAGAGTTGCGCGTATTTCCTGAGCAAACTTTCGGACAAAAGCTACATCCTATTTTTCAACAAACGAAATTTGCCATGACATTTTTCTCATTATTCCAAAAAGGGATGGGAAATATTCGTTTTGAAGCCATCCATAATTTTCAATATCGGCCAATGCAGCAATTTTTTGGCCAAATGGGTTTATTAAAAGCGGAAATGGATCGTTGGGAAAAACAGCAACAAACAGTTGTATTTTTGGTTAGCGATGATCAACGAGCCCAAAAATTGGCTCAAGATTTTCGCGATTACGAAATTTATGCTGTCGAAACAAGCCCAGATAATTTAATTCCCCAACGTTCACAAATCGTACAAGGAAGCTTGCAAAGTGGATTTGAATTACCGCAAGATCAGCTGGTAGTGGTTACGGAAAAAGAAGTCTTTCAAAAAGTTAAGAAAAAACGAGCGAAAAAGCAAACGTTGTCGAATGCTGAACGTCTAAAAAGCTATAATGAATTAAATCCTGGTGATTATGTGGTTCATGCCAATCATGGGATTGGGAAGTACTTAGGGATTGAAACGTTAGAAGTCGACGGTGTTCACCAGGACTATATGACGATTTTATATCAAAATGACGCCAAGTTGTTTATTCCCGTTTCTCAGTTAAATTTAATTCAAAAATATGTTGCTTCAGAAAGCAAAGCTCCGAAAATTAATAAATTAGGAGGAACAGCCTGGACCAAGACCAAGCAAAAAGTTTCGCATCAAATTGAAAATATTGCTGATGATTTGATTCAATTGTATGCGCAAAGAGAAGCAGAAAAAGGGCATGCTTTTGCGCCTGATGATGCTTATCAAAAAGAATTTGAGGACGCATTTGCTTATACGGAAACGGATGATCAACTGCGTAGTGCCGAAGAAATTAAGCGCGACATGGAAAAAGAAAAATCGATGGATCGTTTATTGGTAGGTGATGTCGGTTTTGGTAAGACAGAAGTTGCCTTAAGAGCAGCATTTAAGGCGATTAAAGAAAGCAAACAAGTTGCCATTTTAGTGCCTACTACTATCTTGGCTCAACAACATTATGAGACCATGATTGATCGTTTTGCTGGATTTCCAATAAATGTCGGACTATTAAGCCGTTTCCGGACGAAAAAACAACAAGATGAAACAATTAAACAATTAAATACCGGACAAATTGATATTGTGGTCGGTACGCATCGTCTTCTTTCCAAAGATGTTCGTTTTAGTGATTTGGGTTTATTAGTTATTGATGAAGAACAACGTTTTGGGGTAAAACATAAAGAACGCTTGAAGCAATTAAGAGCTCAGGTTGATGTGCTAACACTAACAGCAACTCCGATCCCTAGGACACTCCATATGTCGATGTTGGGTGTTCGTGATCTATCGGTGATTGAAACTCCGCCAGAAAATCGCTATCCTATCCAAACCTATGTAATGGAAGCAAATCCGGGAGCTATCAGAGAAGCTATCCAACGAGAAATAGCACGGGGGGGACAGATCTTTTATCTATATAACCGTGTTGAAAGTATTGAAAGGAAAGTTAGTCAAATTCAAGAGCTTGTCCCGGATGCCAGAATTGCTTATGCTCATGGTCAAATGACTGAAATTCAATTAGAGAATACATTATTTGACTTTATAAATGGCCAATACGATGTGTTGATAACTACCACGATCATTGAAACAGGTGTGGATATCCCCAATGCGAATACACTATTTGTCGAAAATGCGGATTATATGGGGTTGGCAACACTTTACCAACTTAGAGGTCGCGTCGGTCGGACGAATCGAGTCGCTTATGCTTACTTCATGTATGAACCGCAAAAAATATTAAATGAAGTTAGTGAAAAACGATTACAAGCGATTAAAGATTTCACTGAACTGGGTTCTGGCTTTAAGATTGCGATGCGTGATTTATCTATTCGTGGAGCAGGTAATTTACTAGGTTCCCAACAGCACGGCTTTATTAACTCAGTTGGTTTTGACATGTATACTCAGATGTTAGAAGAAGCGGTAATGCGGAAACAAGGTAAAAATACGCAAATGCAAACTACGACCGCTGAAATCGATTTGGCTATTGACGCGTATATTCCAGCAGATTATATTGCTGATGAAAGACAAAAAATCGAAATTTATAAACGTGTACGCGAGTTGGACAGTACGGATAATCTTGACGAATTACAAGACGATCTGCTGGATCGATTTGGTGAGTTCCCTGATGAAGTTGCTCATCTACTATCGGTGGGTGAAATGAAGATGAATGCTGACCGCGCCTTGGTTGAAAAAATTACTAAAGACGATCAGACACTCGTTGTTTGTTTAAGTAAAGTAGGAACGAATAATTACTCGGTGGAACAATTATTTGCTGCACTTGCTGCTACAAAATTAAAGGCTACCCTGGGTGTAGAAAAAGAAAAAATGCAAATCAAGTTGACGATACCTAAAGGAATGCACGAGATGGTCTGGCTCCAAGAATTACAGTCGTTTGTAAAAGCTTTGCGCGAAGAAAGATACCAAAGCCAGCTGCAAACTCAAAGTCAATGA
- the pth gene encoding aminoacyl-tRNA hydrolase translates to MKMIVGLGNPGKKYEKTKHNVGFMTVEGLAKKHGATFKKNPFEAEVADFFVNGEKILLVKPQTYMNESGRAVGPLMTYFGIYKEELLVVHDDLDLAVGKIRLRQKGSAGGHNGIKSIISHLGSNEFDRLKIGIGHPQAHTTVINHVLQPFNKQEQAIMTDSIDKAKEAIDYFIETNNFVQTMNRFN, encoded by the coding sequence ATGAAAATGATTGTAGGCTTGGGAAATCCAGGGAAAAAATATGAAAAAACGAAACATAATGTTGGTTTTATGACAGTGGAAGGATTGGCTAAAAAACATGGGGCTACCTTCAAGAAGAACCCCTTTGAAGCAGAAGTAGCTGATTTTTTTGTTAATGGTGAAAAAATATTGTTGGTTAAACCACAAACTTATATGAATGAATCGGGACGAGCAGTTGGACCATTAATGACTTATTTTGGCATATATAAAGAAGAACTGCTCGTTGTTCATGATGACTTAGATTTGGCTGTAGGCAAAATTCGGCTACGACAAAAAGGGAGTGCTGGTGGACATAATGGGATCAAAAGCATTATTTCTCATTTAGGTTCTAATGAATTTGATCGTTTAAAAATAGGAATTGGTCATCCACAAGCACATACTACAGTCATTAATCATGTTTTACAGCCGTTTAACAAACAAGAACAAGCTATCATGACTGACAGTATTGATAAGGCAAAAGAAGCAATTGATTACTTTATTGAAACTAATAATTTTGTTCAGACGATGAATCGCTTCAATTAA
- a CDS encoding L-lactate dehydrogenase, producing MNAQISKKDHQKVILVGDGAVGSSYAFALVTQNIAQEVGIVDIDKNRTEGDAIDLSDALAFNSPKKIYSASYEDAHDADLVVITAGAPQKQGETRLDLVNKNLKINHDVVTQIVDSGFDGIFLVAANPVDILTYATWKFSGFPKEKVFGTGTSLDSARFRQALAQLIGVDARNVHAYILGEHGDSEFPVWSHANVAGLQIYEWIKNNPEIDEEAMVNLFFSVRDAAYTIIEKKGATFYGVAAALARITRAILYNENAVLPLSVQMTGEYGLDGIYIGSPAVVNSEGVKQVIEVPLTDGEKDRMTASAEQLKNILDKAFEQFEK from the coding sequence ATGAATGCACAAATAAGCAAAAAGGATCATCAAAAAGTTATTCTTGTTGGAGATGGTGCTGTAGGTTCAAGCTATGCATTTGCCCTAGTTACCCAAAATATTGCCCAAGAAGTTGGCATTGTTGATATTGACAAGAACCGAACAGAAGGAGATGCAATTGACCTTTCGGATGCATTAGCCTTTAATTCACCGAAAAAAATCTACTCAGCTTCTTACGAAGATGCCCACGATGCTGATTTAGTTGTCATCACAGCTGGTGCACCGCAAAAACAAGGAGAAACTCGTTTAGACTTAGTAAATAAAAATTTAAAAATCAACCATGATGTCGTTACCCAAATTGTCGATTCAGGTTTTGATGGGATCTTTTTAGTAGCAGCCAACCCAGTAGACATTTTAACCTATGCTACTTGGAAGTTTTCCGGTTTTCCTAAAGAAAAAGTATTTGGTACGGGAACTTCTCTTGACTCTGCTCGTTTCCGTCAAGCTTTAGCCCAATTAATCGGAGTAGATGCTAGAAACGTTCATGCATACATTCTAGGCGAACATGGCGATTCTGAGTTTCCTGTATGGTCCCATGCAAATGTTGCCGGCTTACAAATTTACGAATGGATAAAAAATAACCCTGAAATTGACGAAGAAGCCATGGTTAATTTATTCTTTAGTGTACGGGATGCCGCTTATACAATTATTGAGAAAAAGGGAGCAACATTTTACGGTGTCGCTGCAGCCCTAGCACGTATTACACGAGCAATCTTGTATAATGAAAATGCCGTATTACCGCTATCAGTACAAATGACTGGCGAATATGGTTTAGATGGAATCTACATCGGCTCTCCAGCTGTCGTCAATTCAGAAGGTGTGAAACAAGTAATTGAAGTTCCTTTAACTGATGGTGAAAAAGACCGTATGACAGCTTCGGCTGAACAATTAAAAAATATTTTAGACAAAGCATTTGAACAATTTGAAAAATAA
- a CDS encoding L,D-transpeptidase family protein, translating to MSRLGKRSKMKKTTRNILIGLVVILIVALGGYAYRSAHYSDHFLPDTYINGTKVSNLTADQANDLLHERYEAQEFTIEQDGQEWKSLKKADLGLSTDFSDELESMINQQNNWGWGLSFLSSAKQNLALDTAAFDQQTLNQQTKAIEQEITALNDEKTKTENAKIEQDEDGFVIEPEKQGDELDAEQATKDFKEDVLDGKNELELNSYTKEPTVTSDDEDLNQELDQLNSVAKVNGTYQINGENVDIPTEKIMDWVVYDDDEVTLDQEKVREYVEELGDKYNTSENETKFDSTKQKEVTVDPGTLSWTIATDQETEALSEDILKGEDFNRAPTVEGSADPSEPLVDDTYVEVDLKNQHMWYYKDGDVFLDTDIVSGKPDTKTPTGVFYVWNKERDATLTGEDYESPVDYWLPIDWTGVGIHDADWQPTFGGDRWKEGGSHGCVNTPPDVMEELFEDIEVGTPVVVI from the coding sequence ATGTCACGTTTAGGTAAACGTTCAAAAATGAAAAAGACGACACGCAATATTCTGATTGGCCTAGTTGTAATACTGATTGTGGCACTCGGGGGTTATGCTTATCGTAGTGCGCACTATTCTGACCATTTTTTACCGGACACTTATATTAACGGTACAAAAGTAAGCAACTTAACAGCCGATCAAGCAAATGATTTGTTGCACGAACGCTACGAGGCACAAGAATTTACGATCGAACAAGATGGTCAAGAATGGAAATCGCTAAAAAAAGCCGACTTAGGACTTTCAACCGATTTTTCTGATGAATTAGAATCTATGATCAATCAGCAAAACAATTGGGGTTGGGGACTTTCTTTTCTATCATCTGCCAAACAAAATTTAGCCCTTGATACAGCCGCTTTTGATCAACAAACACTCAACCAACAAACAAAAGCAATTGAGCAAGAAATAACTGCATTAAACGATGAGAAAACGAAAACTGAAAATGCAAAAATTGAGCAGGATGAAGACGGTTTTGTCATCGAACCTGAAAAACAAGGGGACGAGCTTGATGCCGAACAAGCTACCAAAGATTTCAAAGAAGATGTATTAGACGGCAAAAACGAGCTCGAATTAAATAGTTATACAAAAGAGCCCACTGTTACTTCAGATGATGAGGACTTAAACCAAGAACTTGACCAATTAAACAGCGTAGCCAAAGTAAACGGTACGTATCAAATTAACGGAGAAAATGTTGATATCCCAACTGAAAAAATCATGGATTGGGTCGTTTATGATGATGACGAAGTCACTTTAGATCAAGAAAAAGTCCGAGAATATGTAGAAGAATTAGGCGATAAATATAATACAAGCGAAAATGAAACAAAATTCGACAGTACAAAACAAAAGGAAGTGACGGTCGATCCGGGCACTTTAAGTTGGACCATCGCCACTGACCAAGAAACAGAAGCCTTAAGCGAAGATATCTTAAAAGGGGAAGATTTCAACCGAGCTCCTACTGTGGAGGGTAGCGCTGATCCAAGTGAGCCACTTGTTGATGATACCTACGTAGAAGTAGACTTAAAAAATCAACATATGTGGTATTACAAAGATGGCGATGTCTTTTTAGATACTGATATCGTTTCAGGAAAACCAGACACGAAAACACCAACCGGCGTGTTTTATGTTTGGAACAAAGAAAGAGATGCAACCTTAACCGGTGAAGATTATGAATCTCCGGTTGATTACTGGCTGCCGATCGATTGGACCGGCGTTGGTATTCACGACGCAGACTGGCAACCAACATTTGGCGGCGATCGCTGGAAAGAAGGCGGATCTCATGGCTGTGTCAATACACCGCCTGACGTCATGGAAGAATTATTCGAAGATATCGAAGTTGGTACGCCTGTCGTGGTAATTTAA
- a CDS encoding YebC/PmpR family DNA-binding transcriptional regulator, producing the protein MSGHSKWNNIQGRKNAQDAKKGKIFQKLSREIYMAAKNGGPDPDTNATLRMVMDKAKSANMPNDNVDRAIKKATSNADDANYEEVTYEGYGPGGVAILVETLTDNRNRTATDVRVAFDRNGGSLGETGSVSYMFDRKGYIAIEREDLSLSEDDMLEKVLEAGGEDLLTAPEVFEIYTAPEDFTEVRDFLEQEFTLAQAELTMVPQTTVLLEGKKREQFDHLLDKLEDDDDVSEVYTSIEG; encoded by the coding sequence TTGTCAGGACATAGTAAATGGAATAATATTCAAGGAAGAAAAAACGCTCAAGATGCCAAAAAAGGCAAAATCTTTCAAAAATTATCTCGTGAAATATATATGGCAGCAAAAAATGGTGGACCTGATCCAGATACAAACGCAACTTTACGTATGGTAATGGATAAGGCAAAATCTGCCAACATGCCTAATGATAATGTTGATCGCGCAATTAAAAAAGCAACTAGTAATGCCGATGACGCTAATTATGAGGAAGTTACTTATGAAGGATACGGGCCTGGCGGTGTGGCTATTTTAGTTGAAACCTTAACAGATAATCGCAACCGTACAGCGACAGATGTGCGAGTGGCTTTTGATCGAAATGGCGGTAGTCTAGGAGAAACAGGCTCAGTTAGCTATATGTTTGATCGCAAGGGTTATATCGCTATTGAGCGAGAAGATTTATCGTTGAGCGAAGACGATATGTTAGAAAAAGTCTTGGAAGCTGGGGGCGAAGATTTATTGACAGCTCCTGAAGTATTTGAGATCTATACAGCTCCTGAAGATTTTACTGAGGTACGTGATTTCTTAGAACAAGAATTTACACTAGCTCAAGCTGAGTTAACGATGGTGCCACAAACCACGGTTTTATTAGAAGGTAAGAAGAGAGAACAGTTTGATCATCTACTAGACAAATTAGAAGATGATGACGATGTTTCAGAAGTCTATACTTCAATTGAAGGTTAA
- a CDS encoding VanZ family protein, with the protein MVKKARKNGNLYFVFALAIMAILFYSSSQTYETQSQISLLERILENEPFKETLSNISFKYADDVVSIEEKGYFSFVEFFIRKLAHFGTYFLLGGSFFLSLLPKLKNAGFAVFFGWLSATGYAGMDEFHQMLTQDRTPLFQDVMLDSFGALTAVLLCWLVFRLKKKRVL; encoded by the coding sequence ATGGTAAAAAAAGCCAGAAAAAATGGGAATTTATATTTTGTGTTTGCACTGGCGATTATGGCTATTTTATTTTATAGTTCGTCACAAACTTACGAGACGCAATCACAAATCAGTTTATTAGAGCGTATATTGGAAAATGAACCTTTCAAAGAAACGTTGAGTAACATTTCCTTTAAATATGCCGATGATGTAGTAAGTATTGAAGAAAAAGGGTATTTTTCTTTTGTGGAATTTTTTATACGTAAATTAGCCCATTTTGGGACCTATTTTCTTTTAGGCGGCAGTTTTTTCCTAAGTTTATTGCCAAAACTAAAAAATGCCGGCTTTGCTGTATTTTTCGGCTGGCTTTCAGCGACAGGTTATGCGGGGATGGATGAATTCCATCAAATGTTAACCCAAGATCGTACACCGTTGTTTCAAGATGTGATGCTGGATTCTTTTGGCGCATTAACCGCTGTTTTACTTTGTTGGCTGGTTTTTAGGCTGAAGAAGAAGCGAGTCTTGTAA
- a CDS encoding M3 family oligoendopeptidase, translating to MNYAMSWDLDSIFPGGSHSNKLQQRMTQLDEQIIAFHQAVQAFQPEKRDTDELLTILKWNTKVSNGFEQCGSFIEALLSADVNDTKAKLLSGDLTKKIPGYQLASTIFSKKLAPIEDTTWKQWLTEPKLEDIAFRLSEIRRDGSKLLSEAEENIFSTLSLDGLNAWSQHYDTIVASITVPFTEKDGTTVELSAGQAFNKMMGDPDAAVRAALFEKWEQAWSQKADLFSDTLNHLDGFRLSTQKLHGIDNYLQEPLEYNRLKQETLETMWTTIQKNKQPFVDYLTRKAQLFGNEKMKWQDQDAPIILGDLQEQTYTFDEAAAFIVENFREFSPKMADFAQSAFEKSWIEAEDRSGKRPGGYCTSFPESQESRIFMTYSNSINEVATVAHELGHAFHSDNMWDLPSLNQEYAMNVAETASTFAELIVADATLKKAQTKAEKINLLDVKMQNAIAMFMNIHTRYIFENHFYQARQKGLVSAEQISEMMVDAQKESYLDSLDNYHPHFWAAKLHFFIDDVPFYNFPYTFGYLFSMGIYAVANEQGASFEDEYIALLRDTAAMTTEELAQKHLGVDLTQPDFWQAGINKVLEDVDEFMALTEDYL from the coding sequence ATGAACTATGCAATGAGCTGGGATCTAGATTCTATTTTTCCAGGGGGCAGCCATTCTAACAAATTGCAGCAACGCATGACGCAATTGGATGAACAAATTATAGCCTTTCATCAAGCTGTCCAAGCTTTCCAACCAGAAAAAAGAGACACTGATGAACTACTTACTATTTTGAAATGGAACACCAAAGTTTCTAACGGATTTGAACAATGCGGAAGTTTCATCGAGGCTTTGCTATCTGCCGATGTTAATGATACAAAAGCTAAATTGCTATCGGGGGATTTAACTAAAAAAATCCCTGGATATCAACTAGCGTCTACTATTTTTTCGAAAAAATTAGCGCCAATCGAGGATACTACTTGGAAACAATGGTTAACTGAACCAAAATTAGAAGATATTGCTTTTCGTTTAAGTGAAATTCGCCGCGATGGCAGCAAATTATTATCAGAAGCAGAAGAAAATATTTTCAGTACGCTATCTTTAGATGGGCTAAATGCTTGGAGTCAACATTATGACACGATTGTGGCAAGCATTACGGTCCCTTTCACTGAAAAAGATGGTACTACAGTGGAGCTTTCTGCTGGTCAAGCCTTTAATAAGATGATGGGCGACCCGGATGCCGCAGTTCGTGCAGCTCTTTTTGAAAAATGGGAACAAGCGTGGAGCCAAAAAGCTGATTTATTCAGCGATACCTTGAACCACCTAGATGGTTTTCGCTTATCTACTCAAAAATTACATGGGATCGATAATTATTTGCAAGAACCATTAGAATATAACCGTTTAAAACAAGAAACACTGGAAACGATGTGGACTACGATTCAAAAAAATAAACAACCTTTTGTTGATTATTTAACTCGTAAAGCCCAATTATTCGGCAACGAAAAAATGAAATGGCAGGATCAAGATGCCCCCATTATTTTAGGCGACTTACAAGAACAAACGTATACATTTGACGAAGCAGCCGCGTTTATTGTTGAAAATTTCCGGGAGTTTAGTCCTAAAATGGCCGATTTTGCTCAAAGCGCTTTTGAAAAATCTTGGATTGAAGCGGAAGATCGTTCGGGAAAACGCCCTGGTGGCTATTGTACCAGCTTTCCTGAGTCACAGGAATCACGGATTTTCATGACTTACAGCAATTCGATCAATGAAGTAGCTACAGTGGCTCATGAGTTAGGTCATGCTTTTCATAGCGATAACATGTGGGATTTGCCTAGCTTAAATCAAGAATATGCCATGAATGTAGCAGAAACAGCTAGCACTTTTGCAGAATTGATTGTCGCAGACGCTACCTTAAAAAAGGCACAAACAAAAGCAGAAAAAATCAATCTATTAGATGTTAAAATGCAAAATGCAATCGCGATGTTCATGAATATTCACACACGTTATATTTTTGAAAATCATTTTTATCAAGCACGTCAAAAAGGGTTAGTTTCAGCAGAACAAATTTCTGAAATGATGGTCGATGCTCAAAAAGAAAGTTACTTAGATAGTTTGGATAATTATCACCCGCATTTTTGGGCAGCGAAACTGCATTTCTTTATTGATGATGTCCCGTTCTATAACTTCCCTTATACCTTTGGTTATCTTTTTAGTATGGGCATTTATGCAGTGGCAAATGAGCAAGGCGCTAGCTTTGAAGACGAATATATTGCTTTATTACGTGATACTGCTGCTATGACCACCGAAGAATTGGCCCAAAAACATTTAGGCGTTGATTTGACACAACCCGACTTTTGGCAAGCCGGTATTAATAAAGTTCTAGAAGACGTTGATGAATTTATGGCGCTAACCGAAGACTATCTTTAA
- a CDS encoding MFS transporter produces MSRYQRKVLLSTASGIALENMDIMFLSFSLSSIIATFGLSGAQAGLIATITNLGMLVGGIFFGLMADKYGRVKVFSQTVILFSVASLLMFFASNIYLVFLFRFIAGIGAGGEYGACMSLISETFPKKHLGRASSIAGIGAQVGAMLAAILASLIIPVLGWRMLYVIGVLPVLMVLFIRRGLKEPAAFAQRQDEGKKTRLTDLFAGGKMTWQTIGLTLMVTVQIAGYFGLMNWLPSIMQERLGLSVADSSLWMVSTILGMCLGMLTFGAIMDKLGPRMSFTIFLIFSSLAVYLLVLATGQVTLILAAVVVGYFINGMYGGYGAVISSLYPTQIRATANNFIMNAGRAIGGFSSIIIGFLMDHYDLNAVIWFLSSIYLISLVVLMTLPGVKALKTPTKVAPENYEKGHSIQH; encoded by the coding sequence ATGTCACGGTATCAGCGAAAAGTGTTACTTTCAACTGCTTCAGGAATCGCATTAGAGAATATGGATATTATGTTTTTATCCTTTTCGTTATCTTCAATTATCGCAACCTTTGGTCTTAGTGGCGCACAAGCTGGTTTGATTGCTACAATTACCAATTTAGGGATGCTAGTTGGGGGTATTTTTTTTGGACTTATGGCAGATAAATACGGGCGTGTAAAAGTATTTTCGCAAACAGTCATTTTATTTTCGGTCGCTTCTTTACTGATGTTTTTTGCTTCTAATATCTATTTAGTTTTCCTTTTTCGCTTTATTGCTGGTATTGGAGCTGGCGGGGAATATGGCGCTTGTATGTCGTTGATTTCTGAAACATTCCCGAAAAAACATTTAGGCAGAGCCTCATCGATCGCGGGCATTGGCGCACAAGTTGGTGCAATGTTAGCAGCAATCTTGGCTTCTTTGATTATACCAGTACTTGGCTGGCGTATGCTTTATGTTATCGGTGTGTTGCCAGTTTTGATGGTATTATTTATACGTCGCGGGTTAAAAGAACCTGCGGCTTTTGCTCAAAGACAAGATGAAGGAAAGAAAACACGCTTAACTGATTTATTTGCTGGCGGAAAAATGACTTGGCAAACCATTGGCTTAACGTTGATGGTTACCGTTCAAATTGCTGGCTATTTCGGTTTGATGAACTGGTTACCTTCGATTATGCAAGAGCGACTTGGTTTATCAGTTGCCGATTCTTCTTTATGGATGGTTAGCACAATTTTAGGAATGTGCCTAGGTATGTTAACATTTGGAGCGATTATGGATAAGTTAGGACCGCGGATGTCTTTTACCATCTTTCTTATTTTTTCATCTTTGGCTGTTTATTTATTAGTATTGGCTACTGGACAAGTAACTTTGATTTTAGCGGCGGTCGTTGTCGGTTATTTTATTAATGGTATGTATGGAGGTTATGGTGCTGTTATTAGTTCATTATATCCCACGCAAATTCGTGCAACAGCCAATAATTTTATCATGAACGCAGGACGCGCGATTGGTGGTTTTTCCTCAATTATCATCGGTTTTTTGATGGACCATTATGATTTGAATGCTGTGATCTGGTTTTTGAGTAGCATTTATCTAATTAGTCTAGTGGTGCTGATGACTCTTCCAGGAGTAAAAGCATTAAAAACACCGACTAAAGTTGCTCCTGAAAACTATGAAAAAGGCCATAGTATCCAGCATTAG